A genomic window from Solanum dulcamara chromosome 11, daSolDulc1.2, whole genome shotgun sequence includes:
- the LOC129873311 gene encoding protein FLX-like 2 yields the protein MGSKGRGPPPNLRRPPPGPGMMYPDSFGPPMRNPPPGDFPPFDRLPPPEILEQKIGAQHLEMQKLTTENQRLAATHVTLRRELAAAQHELQMLHVQIEAVKANREQETKGLNDKISRIEAELQATESIKLELPQAQGEARTLFAARQELVAKIQLLTQDLQRAHTDVQQIPPLLAELESLKKEYQQCRTTYEYERKLYSEHLESLQVMEKNYMTMSREVEKLRAELTNTSNSDRQTGGPYGGSTGYNENDATNNYATGQNIYADGYGIYQGRGSLPTGTNVGGVPAVTSPQVGAQSVPPSNRPPYDAPNMPGYDAQRGIRGPAGHGYEAQMGSSGPGYDAQRGSGLASYEAQRGHGYDAQRAAGYETYRGPGYDGYGAPVYDARRGSGYDAQRGANYDPTKASNYDTSAKGGVATQGQAAPVGNTPHGPATSPGHVGPGYDASAQGGNPARR from the exons ATGGGAAGCAAAGGTCGAGGGCCACCTCCCAACCTTAGGCGTCCACCTCCCGGACCTGGCATGATGTATCCTGATTCTTTTGGTCCTCCTATGCGCAACCCACCACCAGGTGATTTCCCTCCTTTTGACAGGCTACCTCCTCCAGAGATTTTGGAACAGAAGATTGGTGCACAGCATCTTGAGATGCAGAAACTTACTACAGAAAATCAGAGGCTTGCTGCCACCCATGTAACTTTGAGGCGAGAATTAGCTGCTGCACAACATGAGCTGCAAATGTTGCATGTTCAGATAGAAGCAGTCAAGGCCAACAGGGAACAAGAGACTAAAGGCCTTAACGATAAAATTTCTAGGATAGAGGCTGAACTTCAAGCTACCGAATCTATCAAACTAGAATTGCCGCAAGCACAAGGTGAAGCTCGCACTTTGTTTGCAGCAAGGCAAGAACTTGTTGCTAAAATACAATTGCTGACTCAGGATCTTCAAAGGGCTCACACTGATGTGCAACAGATTCCTCCTTTGCTGGCTGAATTGGAGAGCCTAAAAAAGGAGTATCAGCAGTGCCG GACTACCTATGAGTATGAGAGGAAGTTATACAGTGAACATCTTGAATCTCTTCAAGTGATGGAGAAGAACTACATGACTATGTCCAGAGAGGTGGAAAAGCTTAGGGCAGAGTTAACGAACACTTCTAACTCTGACAGACAAACAG GTGGACCTTATGGTGGTTCAACTGGATACAATGAGAATGATGCCACTAATAATTATGCTACTGGGCAAAACATCTATGCAGATGGCTATGGAATTTATCAG GGTAGAGGCTCCCTACCAACAGGGACTAATGTTGGAGGAGTTCCTGCAGTTACGTCTCCACAAGTTGGAGCTCAGTCTGTGCCTCCGTCAAACAGGCCCCCTTATGATGCACCAAATATGCCTGGTTATGATGCACAAAGGGGAATCAGAGGACCTGCTGGACATGGTTATGAAGCACAAATGGGATCAAGTGGTCCTGGCTATGATGCACAAAGAGGGTCTGGTTTAGCATCTTATGAAGCTCAGAGGGGGCATGGGTATGATGCTCAGAGGGCAGCAGGTTATGAAACTTACAGAGGACCTGGCTATGATGGATATGGGGCACCTGTTTATGATGCTCGGAGAGGATCTGGTTATGACGCACAAAGGGGAGCCAATTATGATCCTACCAAGGCCTCTAACTATGACACATCAGCCAAAGGCGGTGTTGCAACTCAAGGACAGGCAGCACCTGTGGGAAATACTCCTCACGGGCCAGCTACCTCACCTGGTCATGTTGGTCCTGGATATGATGCATCAGCACAAGGTGGAAATCCAGCACGTAGATGA